Genomic window (Gammaproteobacteria bacterium):
TCCGCGAACGCCGCCCGTGCCTCCGCTAATTGGCCCTGCGCTTGCAATATAGCAAAGCCATTATAAAGTGATTAAACCCATGGTATATTCAATTGATTTCCGTCGCAAAGTGCTCGCCATACAAGAACAAGAACAGCTCACCTACGCTGAAATCGCAAGCCGCTTTGGAATTGGGATTGCCACTTTGACGCGTTGGCGTTCACGCCTGGAGCCAAAACTAACTCGTGAAAAATCCGCCACGAAAATTAATAGGGAATCGCTGGCGCGTGATGTTGAAATGCACCCTGACGCCTATCAATTCGAGCGAGCTAAACGTTTAGGGGTGAGTAGGAGCGGCATTGGTCAAGCATTAAAACGCATGAGAATCAGCTATAAGAAAAAAACACTATCACACCCAAAAGCAAATGAAGAGAAGAGAACAGCCTTTCAAGAGCGAATGGAAGTATATGAAGCAGAAGGGAGAAGCATAGTTTTTGTCGATGAGGCTGGATTCGCGGTGGATATGCCACGCCGCAATGGCTACGCGCCGATTGGCAAGCAAGATTGGAATGCTAAAGGGCGAGTGAACGCCATTGGAGCGTTGATTGGTATGTGTAACGCTCTTTACCGGAACCATCAATAGTAATGTGTTTTACTCTTGGATCACCCAAGATTTACTCCCAAAACTTCCTCCCAATTGCGTTCTTGTGATGGATAACGCAACTTTCCATAAACGATTGGACATTCAA
Coding sequences:
- a CDS encoding hypothetical protein (Evidence 5 : Unknown function) produces the protein MVYSIDFRRKVLAIQEQEQLTYAEIASRFGIGIATLTRWRSRLEPKLTREKSATKINRESLARDVEMHPDAYQFERAKRLGVSRSGIGQALKRMRISYKKKTLSHPKANEEKRTAFQERMEVYEAEGRSIVFVDEAGFAVDMPRRNGYAPIGKQDWNAKGRVNAIGALIGMCNALYRNHQ